TCCAAAAGTTGGCAGTTACTACCCTATGGGAACTCGCTAACCCTGCGGCAGTACCAGCACTGGTCGAATGTCTTGCCTCACCAGTGGAAGATATTCGCGAAGAAGCAAAATCCGCTTTAGGGGAATTGGTTGCTCCCGATCATCTTTTGCTATTGCTAGATGCGCTACTGCGCGATGACATCAATCTCCAACTGAATATTCTGTTTCTATTGCGGAAGATTCATGATGCTCAATGCTTACCCTATGTAATGCCATTCTTTGAATCAACCTTGCCAGAATTACGGGAAGCAGCCATCACCACCCTCAGATACTTAAATCAGGTGGAGCGCTGCGAACCTGCCCTCGTACTAATGTCCGATCCTGAAGCAACAGTCCGTCGAGCAGCGGCTCTGACCCTTGGGCATTTAGCTGATGCTGAAGTTGTTCCCATTCTCTGCAAAGCTGTTACCGATGATCCAGATTGGGAAGTACGCCGCAATGCGGCAAAGTCTCTCACTACCCATGCTAATCCCGATGCGATCGCCGCTTTAGAAAAGTCCGCCGAAGATCAGCATTGGCAAGTCCGCAAGTTTAGCCTCCAAGCTTTACAAAAGATTGCCAGCGATCGCACCTTGCCTCTATTCATCAAAGCCCTAACTGATGAATATTCAGACGTGCGCCGTGAAGGTGTAATTGCGTTGCGGATTTTAAACAATCCTGTGGCGCTGACACCTTTACAGCAAGCCCTTGATGACCCCGATCGCGATGTGTGCATCTTTGCCCAACGCGCCATTCAAAGTATTCAAGATAGCATTCAAGAGACTTCCAATGCCTAGTCATACCTCCCCATTCCAGAGAGCAGAACACCCTGTACCACCACCGACCGATCCTCAAGTTGAAGGCAAGGAGCTAGCGGTAAAATCTCTGCTCAAAACCGTGATCGAGCCAATTCTGAACATGGATATTGTCAGTTTGGGCATGGTGCGAAATCTGCGAATTGTTGATGACTATGTGTACCTGCGCCTCTATGTGGGTAAGCATCAGTTTGCTCTCAAAGCACAAATTATGGAATTGTTGTCGTCATCTCTTGACTGGTGTAAAAAGTCCTATGTGGAAGTTTGCACGATCGCAGGCGTTCGCACCACAATCGCGGTATCCAGTGGTAAGGGTGGCGTGGGCAAATCAACAACAGCAGTAAATTTAGCCGCCGCTTTGCGATCGCAAGGTAACAAGGTGGGTTTGCTCGATGCTGATGTCTATGGACCAAACGTGCCGCAGATGCTAGGACTCGCCCAAGAGGATGTAAAGGTGATGGACACACCCACAGGTCAACGCTTTATCCCTCTTGAAGCGCATGGGATTAAGGTAATGTCGGTAGGGTTACTTGCCGCTCCTGATCATCCCCTTGCATGGCGCGGACCAGTTCTCCACAAGATTATTACCCAATTTATTCAAGAAGTGGAATGGGGAGACTTAGACTATCTCTTGATTGATTTGCCTCCCGGTACTGGTGATGCTCAAATTACCATCGTCCAAGAGAGTCCAATCTGTGGCGTGATTTTGGTCACGACTCCGCAGCAGGTCGCTGTTGCTGATGTCCGTCGCAGCATTCATATGTTCCGTCGTGTGGGCATTCCC
This sequence is a window from Pseudanabaena sp. ABRG5-3. Protein-coding genes within it:
- a CDS encoding Mrp/NBP35 family ATP-binding protein, with the protein product MPSHTSPFQRAEHPVPPPTDPQVEGKELAVKSLLKTVIEPILNMDIVSLGMVRNLRIVDDYVYLRLYVGKHQFALKAQIMELLSSSLDWCKKSYVEVCTIAGVRTTIAVSSGKGGVGKSTTAVNLAAALRSQGNKVGLLDADVYGPNVPQMLGLAQEDVKVMDTPTGQRFIPLEAHGIKVMSVGLLAAPDHPLAWRGPVLHKIITQFIQEVEWGDLDYLLIDLPPGTGDAQITIVQESPICGVILVTTPQQVAVADVRRSIHMFRRVGIPVLGIIENMSYLLCGHCGTPNPIFGSGGGQQLADELQAPLLGQVPIDAKICTGGDIGTPLTLSDPQSAVAEVFTKIAIALDITFATSNSERHQVVGCVSAA
- a CDS encoding HEAT repeat domain-containing protein produces the protein MDSEMDQWLEMLRSPNVDDRLVAVKSLQHIGDEEIFAPLLEAIKDESPLVQKLAVTTLWELANPAAVPALVECLASPVEDIREEAKSALGELVAPDHLLLLLDALLRDDINLQLNILFLLRKIHDAQCLPYVMPFFESTLPELREAAITTLRYLNQVERCEPALVLMSDPEATVRRAAALTLGHLADAEVVPILCKAVTDDPDWEVRRNAAKSLTTHANPDAIAALEKSAEDQHWQVRKFSLQALQKIASDRTLPLFIKALTDEYSDVRREGVIALRILNNPVALTPLQQALDDPDRDVCIFAQRAIQSIQDSIQETSNA